The Oceaniferula marina region GGCCTTGTCCCGAAAGTTGCGTGCGGCGGGGCATAAGGTGATTGGACTTTCGCGAAGGAAAGCAGGCTCCGGTTCTACAGCATTCTGGGATCCGGAGCAGGGTGTGATTGAGCTTCCTGAGGGGCAGGCCTTGGATGCTGTGATTCATCTGGCTGGTGAAAATATTGCCGACGGTCGCTGGTCGGATGCGAAAAAAGAGCGGGTGGTGCAGAGTCGGGTTGCTAGCACACGTTTGTTGGTAGAGCATTTGGTAGCGATGCCCACCCCTCCCAAGGTGATCATATCAGCTTCCGGGATTGGGTATTATGGAGAAACGGGAGATGAAAGCGTGGATGAGTCTTCACCTTCGGGGGACTTGTTTATTTCCGAAGTGTGCAGGGACTGGGAACATGCAAGTATGCTTGCCACTGATGCCGGAATACGCGTTGTTCATGCACGACTGGGGATGGTGATCAGCGGTGAAGGGGGGGCGTTGGTAAAGATGCTGCCAGCATTTAAATTGGGGCTCGGTGGTGTGGTCGGCTCGGGTCGCCAGTGGATGAGTTGGATCGGGCTGAATGATGTGGTCGGTTTGCTTGAACTTATGCTAGAGGATGAGCGTTTGATGGGAGCGGTGAACCTTGTCGCTCCCGAGCCATCGACCAACCGGGAATTTACCCATGTGTTAGCCCGTGTATTGAAGCGGCCAGCTCTGGTGCCAATGCCGGTATTTCTGGTGAAGTTATTATTTGGTCAGATGGGGGAGGAGTTGCTGTTAGCAAGCTGCCGTGTCTCACCGCAGGTGGTGTTGGACTCTGGATATGATTACTGCCACCGGAGTTTGGAGGCTGCACTCACTGCCGCTGTGGCAGGTGAAATGTAGGGGGGTGAGGAGTTATTAGTTATTAGTTATTAGTTATTAGTTATTAGTTATTAGTTATTAGTTATTGGTTATTGGTTATTGGTTATTGGTTATTGGTTATTGGTTATTGGTTATTGGTTATTGGTTATTGGTTATTGGTTATTAGGGGGGGCTTGGGATGTAAAAAAGCAGCGATGTGCACGAAGACACACCGCTGCTGGTGGGGTTTGGGTAGTATGAACGAGGGGTTTAGAAGTGAGTGGGGGTTAGGGGCGGACCTGGGGGCGGACTTGGGGGGGCGGTTGCTTAGCCTAGGGGAGGATCACTTGGTCAATCACGTGGATCACTCCGTTGGAGCCGACGATGTCGGTTTTGATGACCTTGGCCTTGTCGACAGTGACGGTGCCTTCCTTTACGCCGATATCGAGGGTTGAGCCTTCGAGCGTTTTGGCTTCGCCGGCTTTGACATCAGCGGCCATGACTTTACCCGGAACCACATGATAGGTGAGAATTTTGGTGAGCTTCTCTTTGTTTTCGGGTTTGAGCAGCGACTCAACCGTTCCTTCGGGCAGTTTGGCAAAAGCATCGTTGGTGGGGGCGAAAATGGTGAACGGGCCGTCCCCACTGAGAGCTTCCACGAGTCCAGCAGCTTTAGCTGCGGCAACGAGGGTTGAGAAGTCTTTGTTTCCGGCCGCTATGCTAACCAGATTTTGTTGATTAC contains the following coding sequences:
- a CDS encoding fasciclin domain-containing protein, whose amino-acid sequence is MNTTVKTACVTLFASSFITTASLAGGCGGSGGETAAHKNSAKQSTVMTASSTSNQQNLVSIAAGNKDFSTLVAAAKAAGLVEALSGDGPFTIFAPTNDAFAKLPEGTVESLLKPENKEKLTKILTYHVVPGKVMAADVKAGEAKTLEGSTLDIGVKEGTVTVDKAKVIKTDIVGSNGVIHVIDQVILP
- a CDS encoding TIGR01777 family oxidoreductase, whose translation is MQILITGSTGLLGRALSRKLRAAGHKVIGLSRRKAGSGSTAFWDPEQGVIELPEGQALDAVIHLAGENIADGRWSDAKKERVVQSRVASTRLLVEHLVAMPTPPKVIISASGIGYYGETGDESVDESSPSGDLFISEVCRDWEHASMLATDAGIRVVHARLGMVISGEGGALVKMLPAFKLGLGGVVGSGRQWMSWIGLNDVVGLLELMLEDERLMGAVNLVAPEPSTNREFTHVLARVLKRPALVPMPVFLVKLLFGQMGEELLLASCRVSPQVVLDSGYDYCHRSLEAALTAAVAGEM